The genomic DNA CGGAACGCGAAAAATCGGCCCGCAAATTTTTAAAGAATTGCAACATCAATCACCCACAATCAGAACTAATTATTTTGGAAATTGATAAGCACAACCCACAACAGGATTTTAAAAATTTTTTGCAAGACCATGGCAATGAAAATGACATTGGTTTGTTGAGTGAATCGGGCATGCCAGCCATAGCTGATCCTGGAGCAAGAGCAGTAATGCAGGCACATGAGATATCTTTGGGTGTTATTCCATTGCCGGGCTATACTTCATTAATGCTAGCATTAATGGCTTCGGGTCTTGGAGGACAACAATTTGCTTTTCATGGATACTTGCCAAAAGAGAAAGAATTGCTTGCTCAAAAAATAAAATCGCTCGAAAAAGAATCGGAACAAAAACACCAAACCCAACTAATAATAGAAACCAATTACCGCAACCAGGCTACCTTTG from Bacteroidota bacterium includes the following:
- a CDS encoding SAM-dependent methyltransferase encodes the protein MAGRLFLIPCSLSDEYDVSFIAPSVIDQFKHIKHFIAEREKSARKFLKNCNINHPQSELIILEIDKHNPQQDFKNFLQDHGNENDIGLLSESGMPAIADPGARAVMQAHEISLGVIPLPGYTSLMLALMASGLGGQQFAFHGYLPKEKELLAQKIKSLEKESEQKHQTQLIIETNYRNQATFEALCQHLQPDTKLCVAENLTLPTQCVKNEKVKDWKKKK